The Methanosarcina barkeri str. Wiesmoor DNA segment GGCAGAAGAGCTCCAATAGCAAGATACCTTTTATCTATGATAGTCTTTAACTGTGGTGCAATATATGAAAATACAAAAAATATCCCAAGTGTAATACCAATATGTCCAAAGAGCAGCATGGTAACACAAAGAAATCCTTTCTAAATATATAAAAATGTTCGCATTAAACAAAATTATTAGCTAATTAAATGATAAAAAGATAACAGATAATATTAAGATTCTGGGCAGTGTCTCGAATTTGCTGTAAATTTGAAGCCACGTTTTTGTGTAATGTGGGGAAAATGGATCTTCCAATGTGGAATTTTTGATCCAATACCTTTTTGAAATTTGTGATTTTACAGAAAAATCGGCATACTACCCACATTCCTTTTTACAGAATTTATTCTCTTCTTGTAGGGTTTATTCTCTTTTTACAGCTTTCATAATCGCTGCCCCTTCCTGGCTCTCAACCTCTATTGCGAAGCCAACGTCTTCGAAAAGCTCTTGCCATCCGGCTTCCGAAAGTTGGGGGCCGTGGTGGTGTTGTTCTGCAAGCGGTTCAACTGCTATCAACAGGCCGCCGTTTTTAAGCACTCTCTTTATCTCAAACAGGGCAAATTTAATGTCTTCCAGGTGGTGAAGCATTAAAAAACAGGTAGCTACATCCATCGAACCGGCTTCAAAAGGAAGTGAATAAGCGCTTCCGGTCTTGAATTTCACATTCGACACGCCAAGGACATCAGCATTCATCTGCGACTGGCCTGTAAGAGAATCATGAAGATCGATTCCGTAGACTTTCGAATCAGGATTGTTTCTTGCAAGCTCTATGGTAAGGCTTCCAAAGCCGCTACCAATATCGAGAATTGTTTCTCCTTTTATGTCAGGAAGCACAGAAGGAAGCACTTTTGATCGCACGCGTACCATGTGGTCTTCAGGAAATGTTGCTATCTTTGCTTTTTCTGCATCTATTTTCATAAAAGGCAGGATAGCATAGACTTTTGATCCGTTGATTGCCATAAGTCCTCTTACGTAAATTTGATCAGTTTCGGTTACGATGCGTTCAACAACCGAAACTCCGACATCCCTGCAAAAACGCATATTCAATTCTTCCCTCCTCTCAGGGAACCGGAAATTCAGGGGAGTATGGACTATGATGTAATGAGAATACTCCGGCTTGAAATAATCTGATATGGATTCAGGTTCATTCAGGCAAATTTCACTGATGCTGTCCCTGAAAAGGGATAAAATTTGCAGTGCAGTCTCATCCGCCTTGCTTTTTACACTTCCAATTTCTCCAAACATACCTCTAAATTTGCTTTCACTAAATAAAAGCTCTCTGACAGAAATGTTTGAAAACAGGAAAAGAAACTCACGCTAGATAACCAGAATTCCTATTTTTAATATACAGTAATAATGTCGAGAGGAAAAACTGATATTAGGCTCCTTAATTGGAGAAAAACTCCCTCTATTCTCGTTTTTTTGGATGAGACTGTTTTATTATTCAATAGCAAGATAGGCAGATTTAAATATCAAGAAACCGGATACAAGATACCTATTGGTGGTCGTGATGAAATACATAATTGCTATGATAAGGCCGGAAAGACTCGATGCAGTCAAAAGAGAACTTCAGAAACTTGAGGTAAATAGACTAACAGTATCATCGGTCGCTGGCTATGGTGCACAAAAGGGGCATTTAGAGATTTACAGGGCAACTGAACATGAAGCAAATCTTCTTGAAAAGGTCAAGATTGAAATTGCAGTGGAAGATCATTTCCTGAAATCGGTTATTGAAGCAATAAAGACCGGAGCAAAAGGCAAGGACGGTTACATCGGAAGCGGCAAGATATTTGTGCTACCTTTAGAGAACGTAATAAGGATTCGCACAAACGAAACCGGACCAGAAGCTCTATGAGGGAATGAGTATGACTATTGAAGCAGCAGACACAGTATGGGTACTCATCTCGTCTGCACTTGTATTGTTAATGCTTCCCGGACTTGCACTGTTCTATGGCGGGCTTGTCCAGCGTAAAAACGTTTTGAGCAGCATGATGCATTCATTTGTTGCAATGGGCGTCATGGCTCTGGAATGGGTATTGATAGGTTACTCACTTGCATTTGCAGACGGTAACTGGTTTGTAGGTGGCCTTGGACATGTATTCCTGAAAGGGATAGATGTATATTCAGTAACTGGTACAATTCCGACTTATGCATATGTTGCGTTTCAGGGAATGTTTGCAATAATTACACCTGCTCTGATTTCAGGTGCAATTGTAGGACGTGTGAAGTTTAAATCTTATATCGCATTCATTGCTCTCTGGGGACTTATCGTATATGCACCTGTCTGCCACTGGGTCTGGGGTGGTGGGTTCCTTACAGGGGAAGCTCTTGACTTTGCAGGCGGTACAGTTGTGCACATAACCTCAGGTGTCTCCTCACTTGCAATTCTTACATACCTTGGAAAGAGACGTGGTTTTGGGGTAGATTCATTAAAGCCACATAATGTTACTTTGACGCTTCTTGGAACTGGTCTTCTCTGGTTCGGATGGTTCGGGTTTAACGCAGGTTCATCACTTGCTGCAAATGAGATTGCATCTCTCGCATTCATTACAACACTTGTAGCCCCAGCAGCTGCAGGATTTATCTGGATGGCCCTTGAATGGTATCACTTAGGGTATCCAACAGCTCTGGGATTTGCAACAGGGATTCTTGCAGGACTTGTTGCAATAACTCCAAGTGCAGGCTTTGTCACGCCAATGGCAGCAATTCCTATAGGTGCGATCACAAGTTTCGTGTGCTACAATGCTGTAGGACTCAAAGAAAGGCTTGGATATGATGACTCGCTGGATGCCTTTGGAGTACATGGTGTTGGTGGAATAGTAGGCGCACTCCTAGTAGGTGTATTTGCAAGTGTAGGAGGGACCGGTCTCTTACTTGGGAATTCCAGCCAAATGTTAATCCAGCTTCAAGGCGTTGTCGTCACAATTGTTTATGCAGCTGTCGGGACTCTCCTTATTGGATTCATACTTAACAGAACTATAGGGCTTAAAGTCAGCGAAAGTGAAGAAAACATCGGACTTGACAAGACGCAGCATGGTGAAGTTGCATATAACATCTGAGTACAGGCAAAACTTTACCTGTACTTTTCTAATTTTAGGTTTTCTTAGGATTTTTCCTCATTGAGAAACCCATCTTAGCCATTTCTATCCTGAAAGTCTTTTTAAATATATTTCGTGCAACGTCAAGGTAGAAATGGTTATGTATAATAACATGGGAAGAAGGTAAGATATTTGAGATTTCCTAGTTATTGTATAAATATAGATGGGATGATATTATGTTAAATACTGGCTCTACAGGCTTTATGCTGCTTGCGACAAGTCTTGTGATGCTAATGACTCCTGGTCTGGCATTTTTCTATGGAGGACTTTCCTGTAAGCGGAATATTTTAGGAATTATGATGCAAAGCTTTGTTTCGATGGGAGCAACGACTGTTTTATGGTTTTTTATCGGGTATTCTCTATGTTTCAGCGGGGGAGAAGGTGCCATCATAGGAAACCTGGACAAAATGTTTTTACACGGGATTACCCCAACTACAATAATCAAAGATATGGGGTTTCCAGAAATTGTATTTGTAGCTTATCAGATGATGTTTGCAATTATTACCCCTGCCTTGATTACTGGAGCATTTGCAAACCGGGTTACTTTTAAAGCTTATCTTATTTTCCTTGTTCTCTGGCAGCTTTTTGTTTACTATCCTTTTGTTCATATGGTCTGGGGAGGCGGTCTGCTTGCACAGATGGGAGTTCTTGATTTTGCAGGAGGAATTGTTGTTCATGCTACAGCCGGATTTGCAGCTCTTGCTTCGGTCTTTTACGTAGGCTCAAGAAAGTACAACAAAATAACAAAACCAAACAATATTCCGTTAATGGCTATAGGGACTGCTCTTTTGTGGTTTGGATGGTACGGGTTTAACGCTGGAAGTGAACTGAATGTAGATGGGATTACCTCACTTGCATTCTTGAACAGTGACATTGCAGCTTCTTTTGCGGCAATCACCTGGATGATAATAGAATGGTATAAGGAAAGAAAACCAAAGTTTGTAGGGCTTATGACAGGAGCAGTTGCAGGCCTTGCAACAATTACTCCTGCAGCAGGTCTTGTTGCTTTACCCGTGGCTGCAATAATGGGCATCCTCGGATCAGTTGTCTGTTATTTTGCCGTACATCTTAAAAACAAGATGGAATGGGACGATGCTCTTGATGTATGGGGTGTCCATGGAATTGGGGGCGTTACCGGCACAATTCTACTTGGAGTCTTTGCCTCGACGGCTATAAACCCGGTAGGAGCTGACGGACTGCTTTACGGTGGCACAGCATTCTTTATTAAAGAAGTTGTGGTTGTTGCAGCTACTTCAGTCTATGCATTTGTGTTTACCTACATTATGTTGATGCTAATAAACACAATAACTCCGGTCAAAGTTACGGACGAAGAACAACTTATAGGCCTTGATATTTCTATGCACGGAGAATGTGCCTACGACACTATTCACTGAGGAAAACAGGTTTATTCAGTTAACGAAAAAGTTAGGGGCCTTCTCAACTCTTTTTTTTTCTTTTTCAGCCCCTCATTTTTTCAGAATAGTTTTTTTCTTCGAATAGTTTTTTCTTCGAATAGTTGTTTTTCAGAATAGTTTTTTCAAAACAGTTTTTTCTTTAAATATTTTCTCAGTACAGTTTTTTCTTTGAATATTTTATTCAGTACAGTTTTTTCAGAATATTTCTTTTCTTAGAACTATTTTTTCTTAGAACAGTTGTTTCCTTAGCATTGTTATAGCTAGAATCATCGAGAAAAACAATGTCATTATGAAAATGATCACAAATGCATGAGGGTTATTTTCGAATGGGACGTCAACATTCATTCCAAAAAAGCTTGCAACCATTGTTGGGACTGACAGAACGATTGTAACTGAAGTCAGGAATTTCATAACAATGTTTAAGTTGTTGGAAATAACCGAAGCATATGCATCCATTGTTCCGGTCAAGATATTGCTATAAATATTTGCCATTTCAATCGCCTGCTTGTTTTCTACGATAACATCTTCAAGAAGATCCGTATCGTCAGGATACATCTTAACAGGAGTGGATCTCAGGATTTTCTCAAGGACTATTTCATTGCTTTTTAAAGATGTAGAGAAATATACAAGGCTTTTTTCCAGCTCGAGAAGCTGGATTAATTCCTTATTTTTCAGGGATTTATGCAATTTGGACTCGATCTTATCACTTGCTTTATCGATATGCCTGAGATATTGAAGATATAACTTTGAGTTTCGATACAGGATCTGTAAAAGAAAACGTGTTTTTTTGAATGTATAAAAGGATTTTATTCTCTGTTCGATAAAACTTTTAATAACGTAATTCTCCTGAAGAGAGACTGTTACAATGTTTTTGCCAGTAATTATAATCCCAAGGGGGATTGTATAAAAAATTCCTCCGTCCTGCAGGTTAGCATTCGGTACAGGTATATCTATTAATACAACAGTACAGCCTTCATCAACTTCAATTCTGGAGCGTTCCTCTTCATCAAGTGCAGCTTTAAGATGTTCAGCAGGAATATTCAGGTCTTTTGAAATTAAAAGAATTTCCTGCTCGTTTGGATTTACAATATTAATCCATGCGCCGTCTTCAACCTGGTCAAGAGTTGTCAGTCCGGAATCTGTCGATTTGAATATCTGAAGCATGGATGTTCCTCTCCCTGTCGGCAGTATAGAATACATTCACTCAAAATGAGAATAGGATTTACAGGGCTTCAAGCAGACCGCTTATCTATAAATATATTTTCATAATAAATATTTTTTGTACATTTATTACTGTACTAAACTTTCTCTTCTCTTTGTTTTTCCTGTTTTTCCTAATTTCTTATTTGAAAATGCCTGCAAGGATAATTTAATTTGAGAACCAACCAGACTGGGTTTTAATTCAAATTGTTTTGAAATAGGAAATTTTATATAGATTGTTTCAAATATATTTGAAATAAGAACTATTGAGGTGAACACGATGAAAATCGAAATACTTGGTACAGGATGTTCAAAATGTAACAAAACAAAAGAAATGGTAGAGAAAGCTGTAAAAGAAGCAGGTGTAGATGCTGAAATTGTCAAGGTAGAGGATTTCGATATAATTCTGGGATACGGAGTCATGGTCACTCCTGCTCTTGTAATTGACGGAGATGTTAAAGTCGCAGGTAAAGTTCCAAGCGTTGATGATATCAAAAAATGGATCAAAAAATAAACCTGTCAAAATGGACTGAAGCATTAGCCCGGAACTAAAAACTAAAATAATAATTCCTTTAGGAGAAATCCAGGATACATTTTTACTTTAAGATAAATCCAGGATACAGTTACTTTGAGATAAATCCAAGGTCAGTGTGAAAAACATGCCAGAAGAAGCAAAATGTGCATGCGGCTCGGCGAATGTGGCAATTTTCCCATGCGCGGGAGCAGCAAATGTCGGTCAGCTTTCAAACAGAATCGCAATTGAACTCGAAAAGCAGGGCATAGGAAATCTTATGTGCACTGTCGGGATCGGTGCAAGAGCTCCGGGACTTATGAAGTCTGCCGAAGCTTCTGATCGTATTATAGCAATTGACGGTTGTCCTGTAAACTGCTCTAGCAAGACCCTTGAACTTGCAGGGTTTAAAGTTGATAGACAGATCGTAATTTCCAAACTTGGGATCAAGAAAAGTAAGGAAAAAGACCTCAAAGACCAGGAAGTAACAGATACTCTCGGGAAAGTTATGGAAATTCTTCAATCCGAATGATCTCCCATTTTAATCTTTTATTTCTTAATTTGAAGTATTTCCCTTAAACTCTAAACAAAAACACTCTGCATAAAATAGCTGACAAAAATTTAAGCTTGTTTACATGGTTATTTAACCTTCTAATGTCTGGTTTCGGTCATTAAAACTTTTTGGTGCTAATTTTTCCTTTTTAATCGGTTTTAATGGCCGATTTATCTTTCTTATTTAAAGAATAGAGTCAACAGGGATCTGGAGGAAATTATAGAGCAAAGAAAAGTGAAAGTAAATTGCAATATGTCTGAAAATAGACTCATTTGCAACAGTCGCATCTGTCACATGAAGGAAAGAGATTTTTGTTGCTGCTTTCTACTTCCCAGCATTCAAAACAGAGATTTATTAGGCCAAGTTTCCTGTGCTTTGCTCTAATAAGTGAGGTTTCATCCTTTCCACAAATAGAACATTTAACCATACTTGAAACCCTCAGTTAGTGCATTTACAATTCAGTTTTGATAATGTTTGAGCTTTAAATTATTGTTTTCGTACCAGTATTGAATGTCGGTGTGACAATGTCTCTCGGTGTGACAATGTCTCTCGGTGTGACAATGTCTCAATCTAATTTCACTCTAATCCAAGTATTATTATATATATTTACTTAGAACGACAAATTTATATCTGTTAACAATTATATATTCATATATTGATATGATGCTAGTGTGAAATCTACAAAATAAGTGTGAACAACTGGAAGAAGGAACTCAAAATGGTCGATATATTTTACCCTCTTCAATGGATTGCAGACAAATTAACATACGAGGTTTTCGGGATTGCACCTGATACGCACCTTGCAGCGAGTGTTAACTTTGTTATTTACGATGTGATGAAAATTTTCTTGCTGCTTGCAGTAATGATTTTTTTCATTTCTTATCTCAGAACCTATATTACTACTGAAAGAACCCGTAAAGTACTTGGAAACAAAAAAGGGATTAAGTATCACATCCTTGCGTCTCTTCTTGGAACAATTACTCCTTTTTGCTCGTGTTCATCCGTTCCGATTTTCATTGGGTTTGTAGAGGCAGGCATACCTCTTGGAATTACTTTTTCCTTCCTGATAACCTCACCTCTTGTAAATGAAGCTGCAGTTGCTGCTCTCTGGGCAACTCTAGGTCTTAAGGCAACATTAATCTATATAGTTTCAGGGATTATACTGGGAGTTCTTGGAGGTGTTTTAATTGGCTTCCTTAAGCTGGAGAGGTACGTGGAGGATTTTGTTTATAAGATAAAAGTGGGACCGCAGACTGCAAAACCCGAAGAGTTAACCGTAAAGGAACGAGCAAATATTGCCTTTGAAAACGTAAAAGACATTGTGGGAAGAGTATGGATCTATGTAATTATAGGCGTTAGCATAGGAGGCATTTTCCACGGATATGCACCTGAGGGAATTTTAGAGAAATATGCAGGTAAGGATAATCTGCTTGCGGTGCCAGTTGCCGTTCTGATTGGAGTTCCACTGTACTCAAATGTTATGGCAATGATTCCTATCATAGAAAGCTTGATTGGGAAAGGTCTTCCCATAGGAACTTCTCTTGCGTTCCTCATGTCCGTTACTGCCGTTTCCCTTCCTGAAATGGTTATCCTTAAAAAGGTGCTGAAAAAAGAGCTAATAGCAATTTTTGTCTTAATCGTGGGAGTTTCGATAATCTTTACAGGATATCTATTCAATATACTGTTATAACCAGTACTTAGGCTCCTTTCTTCCTATCTTTTTACTTTATTTTTTAATTAGAAGCATTTATGAAATAAGCTGTCAAGTTCTTTCTATATTCGTAGTATAATAATCCTTATTATTACAGTGTAATTATCTCTTTCCATATATAATGCGATTAATTTGAAAAACATAACAAAATTATTATAAAAAGCTATACGAAAATTAATATACTGGATATATCTAAATTAATATAAATATAGAGTTAAAATCACTTTCTTTAAATATCATTTTGTTATATTAATTATTGTAATAATTTGATATTATTATTTCTCGTTTATTTTGGCATTTTAATTTAAAACTGTGATTTTCACAGGTTATTCAATAAATGGGTCTCAGGAGCAATACAAAAGTAAATTAAAATCAGTATGTTTAAATATAGCTTTGTTCATGCTAATTTATACTACTTAAGTAGTACTGGGATTATTTGGTAGTATTTATTAACACTCAGTAATATTTATAACGAGGATGTAAACAAGAAAAAAACAATATTTGGGGGCTATTTTGTCCATTATTCTCGTTAGTAATATAAAAGTAAAAAGAAAATCACTATCTTTAAATATGCCTTTGTTATAATAAGAATTGGCAACATGTCGAATTTATATCGACATTATTCGCA contains these protein-coding regions:
- a CDS encoding P-II family nitrogen regulator, which produces MKYIIAMIRPERLDAVKRELQKLEVNRLTVSSVAGYGAQKGHLEIYRATEHEANLLEKVKIEIAVEDHFLKSVIEAIKTGAKGKDGYIGSGKIFVLPLENVIRIRTNETGPEAL
- a CDS encoding thioredoxin family protein; translated protein: MKIEILGTGCSKCNKTKEMVEKAVKEAGVDAEIVKVEDFDIILGYGVMVTPALVIDGDVKVAGKVPSVDDIKKWIKK
- a CDS encoding ammonium transporter is translated as MTIEAADTVWVLISSALVLLMLPGLALFYGGLVQRKNVLSSMMHSFVAMGVMALEWVLIGYSLAFADGNWFVGGLGHVFLKGIDVYSVTGTIPTYAYVAFQGMFAIITPALISGAIVGRVKFKSYIAFIALWGLIVYAPVCHWVWGGGFLTGEALDFAGGTVVHITSGVSSLAILTYLGKRRGFGVDSLKPHNVTLTLLGTGLLWFGWFGFNAGSSLAANEIASLAFITTLVAPAAAGFIWMALEWYHLGYPTALGFATGILAGLVAITPSAGFVTPMAAIPIGAITSFVCYNAVGLKERLGYDDSLDAFGVHGVGGIVGALLVGVFASVGGTGLLLGNSSQMLIQLQGVVVTIVYAAVGTLLIGFILNRTIGLKVSESEENIGLDKTQHGEVAYNI
- a CDS encoding putative zinc-binding protein translates to MPEEAKCACGSANVAIFPCAGAANVGQLSNRIAIELEKQGIGNLMCTVGIGARAPGLMKSAEASDRIIAIDGCPVNCSSKTLELAGFKVDRQIVISKLGIKKSKEKDLKDQEVTDTLGKVMEILQSE
- a CDS encoding class I SAM-dependent methyltransferase, whose protein sequence is MFGEIGSVKSKADETALQILSLFRDSISEICLNEPESISDYFKPEYSHYIIVHTPLNFRFPERREELNMRFCRDVGVSVVERIVTETDQIYVRGLMAINGSKVYAILPFMKIDAEKAKIATFPEDHMVRVRSKVLPSVLPDIKGETILDIGSGFGSLTIELARNNPDSKVYGIDLHDSLTGQSQMNADVLGVSNVKFKTGSAYSLPFEAGSMDVATCFLMLHHLEDIKFALFEIKRVLKNGGLLIAVEPLAEQHHHGPQLSEAGWQELFEDVGFAIEVESQEGAAIMKAVKRE
- a CDS encoding magnesium transporter CorA family protein yields the protein MLQIFKSTDSGLTTLDQVEDGAWINIVNPNEQEILLISKDLNIPAEHLKAALDEEERSRIEVDEGCTVVLIDIPVPNANLQDGGIFYTIPLGIIITGKNIVTVSLQENYVIKSFIEQRIKSFYTFKKTRFLLQILYRNSKLYLQYLRHIDKASDKIESKLHKSLKNKELIQLLELEKSLVYFSTSLKSNEIVLEKILRSTPVKMYPDDTDLLEDVIVENKQAIEMANIYSNILTGTMDAYASVISNNLNIVMKFLTSVTIVLSVPTMVASFFGMNVDVPFENNPHAFVIIFIMTLFFSMILAITMLRKQLF
- a CDS encoding ammonium transporter; the encoded protein is MLNTGSTGFMLLATSLVMLMTPGLAFFYGGLSCKRNILGIMMQSFVSMGATTVLWFFIGYSLCFSGGEGAIIGNLDKMFLHGITPTTIIKDMGFPEIVFVAYQMMFAIITPALITGAFANRVTFKAYLIFLVLWQLFVYYPFVHMVWGGGLLAQMGVLDFAGGIVVHATAGFAALASVFYVGSRKYNKITKPNNIPLMAIGTALLWFGWYGFNAGSELNVDGITSLAFLNSDIAASFAAITWMIIEWYKERKPKFVGLMTGAVAGLATITPAAGLVALPVAAIMGILGSVVCYFAVHLKNKMEWDDALDVWGVHGIGGVTGTILLGVFASTAINPVGADGLLYGGTAFFIKEVVVVAATSVYAFVFTYIMLMLINTITPVKVTDEEQLIGLDISMHGECAYDTIH
- a CDS encoding permease, whose protein sequence is MVDIFYPLQWIADKLTYEVFGIAPDTHLAASVNFVIYDVMKIFLLLAVMIFFISYLRTYITTERTRKVLGNKKGIKYHILASLLGTITPFCSCSSVPIFIGFVEAGIPLGITFSFLITSPLVNEAAVAALWATLGLKATLIYIVSGIILGVLGGVLIGFLKLERYVEDFVYKIKVGPQTAKPEELTVKERANIAFENVKDIVGRVWIYVIIGVSIGGIFHGYAPEGILEKYAGKDNLLAVPVAVLIGVPLYSNVMAMIPIIESLIGKGLPIGTSLAFLMSVTAVSLPEMVILKKVLKKELIAIFVLIVGVSIIFTGYLFNILL